A part of Falco naumanni isolate bFalNau1 chromosome 19, bFalNau1.pat, whole genome shotgun sequence genomic DNA contains:
- the LOC121099313 gene encoding pulmonary surfactant-associated protein C-like, giving the protein MDSSSKEALLDEAPPSYTASSRLPCIPHQLKCLLIVVVVVVVLVVAIVAFLLLGLHITETHAETVLRMTIHGLDGEGTPQHLSMSKKERTGTFAVQDGLNASAVVVYDYSKLLVGYRSWHHRACYITRMDKDNIPGLDAVTKTFQHRQAEMKEAGENAMPLADRSILGTTVNILCSTVPVYWA; this is encoded by the exons ATGGACAGCAGCTCCAAAGAGGCACTGCTGGATGAGGCACCGCCG agCTACACGGCCTCCTCCCGCCTGCCCTGCATCCCCCACCAGCTCAAGTGCCTCCTGatcgtggtggtggtggtggtggtcctGGTGGTGGCCATCGTCGCCTTcctcctgctggggctgcacatCACCGAGACACACGCCGAAACG GTCTTGCGAATGACCATCCATGGCCTGGATGGTGAagggaccccccagcacctctcCATGAGCAAGAAGGAAAGGACCGGGACGTTCGCCGTGCAGGATGGGCTCAATGCCTCTGCCGTGGTGGTGTACGACTACAGCAAG CTGCTGGTCGGCTACAGGTCCTGGCATCACCGCGCCTGCTACATCACCCGCATGGATAAGGACAACATCCCAGGGCTGGATGCTGTCACCAAGACCTTCCAGCACCGGCAG GCTGAGATGAAGGAGGCTGGGGAAAACGCCATGCCCTTGGCCGACCGCTCCATCCTGGGCACCACCGTTAACATCCTCTGCAGCACCGTCCCTGTATACTGGGCGTAG
- the LGI3 gene encoding leucine-rich repeat LGI family member 3 isoform X1: MLVPSLSCIPPSLPPSRSTGAWCAAEQRVRHRQPPPPPSLPLHAEISREEEKASPQRRGTAGGEGPAAGERAALGQGVMELRHRRRMLKGQLPAPLLLLLALAWLWLPAEGRRPPRPPPCPPSCSCTRDTAFCVDSKAVPRNLPPEVISLTMVNAAFTEIREAAFAHIPSLQFLLLNSNKFTLIGDNAFAGLSHLQYLFIENNDIQALSKATFRGLKSLTHLSLANNNLQTLPRDLFKPLDILSDLDLRGNTLACDCKIKWLVEWLESTNTTVPAVFCSSPGQFEGQRIRDLALGDFQCITTDFVVHQVLPFQSVSAEPFTYASDLYVALAQPSASSCTVLKWDYVERKLRDFDRIPGKVPGWGSPPGLSPPFWVFGEGHGRGVMWSCLAAHSAVHCKPIVAQNQLYVVVAQLFGGSYIYRWDTAVDKFIKIQDIDSQKTRKPNDIEAFQIEGDWYFVIADSSKAGSTSLYRLNQNGFYSHQALHAWHRDTDVEYVENDGKPRLIISSSSQAPVIYQWSRAQKQFVLQGEVGEMLDVQMVKHFRVKRDQFLCLSRYIGDSKVVRWEGQRFIELQTLPSRGSMVMQPFLVEQRQYLALGSDFSFTHIYLWEEEKQKFVKFQELSVQAPRAFHYVPAADVQLLLAPSFKANTLVYRHVVVDLSL; the protein is encoded by the exons ATGCTTGTGCCGTCACTCagctgcatccctccctccctccctccctcccgcagCACAGGAGCAtggtgtgctgcagagcagcggGTCAGGCACCGGCAGCCCCCGCCACCACCATCGCTCCCCCTCCACGCTGAAATCTCCCgggaagaggaaaaggcttCGCCGCAGCGGCGGGGCACggcaggaggagaaggaccAGCGGCGGGGGAGAGAGCAGCGCTAGGCCAGGGCGTGATGGAGCTGCGGCacaggaggaggatgctgaagggccagctccctgctcccctcctcctcctcctcgccttGGCCTGGCTCTGGCTGCCGGCAGAAGGTCGgcgccccccgcggcccccccctTGTCCCCCGAGCTGCTCCTGCACCCGGGACACAGCTTTCTGCGTGGACTCCAAGGCGGTGCCCAGGAACCTGCCTCCTGAGGTCATCTCACT GACGATGGTGAACGCAGCCTTCACGGAGATCCGAGAGGCAGCCTTCGCCCACATCCCCTCGCTGCAGTTTCT CCTGCTCAACTCCAACAAGTTCACGCTGATCGGGGACAACGCCTTCGCCGGTCTCTCGCACCTCCAGTACCT GTTCATCGAGAACAATGACATCCAGGCGCTCTCAAAGGCCACTTTCCGCGGACTCAAGTCCCTGACCCACCT GTCCTTGGCCAACAACAACCTGCAGACACTGCCCCGGGACCTCTTCAAGCCACTGGACATCCTGAGTGACCT GGACCTGCGGGGCAACACGCTGGCCTGCGACTGCAAGATCAAGTGGCTggtggagtggctggagagcaccAACACCACGGTCCCCGCCGTGTTCTGCAGCAGCCCCGGGCAGTTCGAGGGCCAGAGGATCCGGGACCTGGCGCTCGGTGACTTCCAGTGCATCACCACGG ACTTCGTGGTGCACCAGGTCCTGCCCTTCCAGTCGGTGTCGGCTGAGCCCTTCACCTACGCCAGCGACCTGTACGTcgccctggcacagcccagtgccagcagctgcaccGTCCTCAAGTGGGACTACGTGGAGCGCAAGCTGCGGGACTTTGACCGCATCCCCGGTAAGGTACCCGGGTGGGGGTCCCCTCCTGGGCTGTCACCCCCGTTTTGGGTGTTTGGGGAAGGGCACGGCCGCGGCGTGATGTGGTCCTGCCTGGCAGCTCACTCGGCGGTGCACTGCAAGCCCATCGTGGCGCAGAACCAGCTGTACGTGGTGGTAGCCCAGCTCTTCGGTGGCTCCTACATCTACCGCTGGGACACTGCTGTGGACAAGTTCATCAAGATCCAGGACATCGACAGCCAGAAGACCCGCAAGCCCAATGACATCGAGGCCTTCCAGATCGAAGGCGACTGGTACTTTGTCATCGCTGACAGCTCCAAGGCGGGTTCCACCAGCCTCTACCGCCTCAACCAGAACGGCTTCTACTCCCACCAAGCCCTCCATGCCTGGCACCGTGACACCGATGTGGAATACGTGGAGAACGATGGCAAACCCCGGCTGAtcatctccagcagctcccaagcGCCCGTCATCTACCAGTGGAGCCGGGCGCAGAAGCAGTTCGTGCtgcagggggaggtgggggagatGCTGGACGTGCAGATGGTGAAGCACTTCAGGGTGAAGCGGGACCAGTTCCTCTGCCTCAGCCGCTACATCGGCGACTCCAAGGTGGTGCGGTGGGAAGGGCAGCGCTTCATCGAGCTCCAGACGCTGCCGTCCCGCGGCTCCATGGTGATGCAGCCCTTCTTGGTGGAGCAACGGCAGTACCTGGCCCTGGGCAGTGACTTCTCCTTCACCCACATCTACCtgtgggaagaggagaagcagaaattCGTCAAGTTTCAGGAGCTGTCGGTGCAGGCGCCGCGGGCTTTCCACTACGTGCCAGCCGCCGACGtgcagctcctcctggctcCCAGCTTCAAGGCCAACACGCTGGTCTACCGGCACGTGGTGGTGGACCTCAGCCTCTAG
- the LGI3 gene encoding leucine-rich repeat LGI family member 3 isoform X2: protein MLVPSLSCIPPSLPPSRSTGAWCAAEQRVRHRQPPPPPSLPLHAEISREEEKASPQRRGTAGGEGPAAGERAALGQGVMELRHRRRMLKGQLPAPLLLLLALAWLWLPAEGRRPPRPPPCPPSCSCTRDTAFCVDSKAVPRNLPPEVISLTMVNAAFTEIREAAFAHIPSLQFLLLNSNKFTLIGDNAFAGLSHLQYLFIENNDIQALSKATFRGLKSLTHLSLANNNLQTLPRDLFKPLDILSDLDLRGNTLACDCKIKWLVEWLESTNTTVPAVFCSSPGQFEGQRIRDLALGDFQCITTDFVVHQVLPFQSVSAEPFTYASDLYVALAQPSASSCTVLKWDYVERKLRDFDRIPAHSAVHCKPIVAQNQLYVVVAQLFGGSYIYRWDTAVDKFIKIQDIDSQKTRKPNDIEAFQIEGDWYFVIADSSKAGSTSLYRLNQNGFYSHQALHAWHRDTDVEYVENDGKPRLIISSSSQAPVIYQWSRAQKQFVLQGEVGEMLDVQMVKHFRVKRDQFLCLSRYIGDSKVVRWEGQRFIELQTLPSRGSMVMQPFLVEQRQYLALGSDFSFTHIYLWEEEKQKFVKFQELSVQAPRAFHYVPAADVQLLLAPSFKANTLVYRHVVVDLSL from the exons ATGCTTGTGCCGTCACTCagctgcatccctccctccctccctccctcccgcagCACAGGAGCAtggtgtgctgcagagcagcggGTCAGGCACCGGCAGCCCCCGCCACCACCATCGCTCCCCCTCCACGCTGAAATCTCCCgggaagaggaaaaggcttCGCCGCAGCGGCGGGGCACggcaggaggagaaggaccAGCGGCGGGGGAGAGAGCAGCGCTAGGCCAGGGCGTGATGGAGCTGCGGCacaggaggaggatgctgaagggccagctccctgctcccctcctcctcctcctcgccttGGCCTGGCTCTGGCTGCCGGCAGAAGGTCGgcgccccccgcggcccccccctTGTCCCCCGAGCTGCTCCTGCACCCGGGACACAGCTTTCTGCGTGGACTCCAAGGCGGTGCCCAGGAACCTGCCTCCTGAGGTCATCTCACT GACGATGGTGAACGCAGCCTTCACGGAGATCCGAGAGGCAGCCTTCGCCCACATCCCCTCGCTGCAGTTTCT CCTGCTCAACTCCAACAAGTTCACGCTGATCGGGGACAACGCCTTCGCCGGTCTCTCGCACCTCCAGTACCT GTTCATCGAGAACAATGACATCCAGGCGCTCTCAAAGGCCACTTTCCGCGGACTCAAGTCCCTGACCCACCT GTCCTTGGCCAACAACAACCTGCAGACACTGCCCCGGGACCTCTTCAAGCCACTGGACATCCTGAGTGACCT GGACCTGCGGGGCAACACGCTGGCCTGCGACTGCAAGATCAAGTGGCTggtggagtggctggagagcaccAACACCACGGTCCCCGCCGTGTTCTGCAGCAGCCCCGGGCAGTTCGAGGGCCAGAGGATCCGGGACCTGGCGCTCGGTGACTTCCAGTGCATCACCACGG ACTTCGTGGTGCACCAGGTCCTGCCCTTCCAGTCGGTGTCGGCTGAGCCCTTCACCTACGCCAGCGACCTGTACGTcgccctggcacagcccagtgccagcagctgcaccGTCCTCAAGTGGGACTACGTGGAGCGCAAGCTGCGGGACTTTGACCGCATCCCCG CTCACTCGGCGGTGCACTGCAAGCCCATCGTGGCGCAGAACCAGCTGTACGTGGTGGTAGCCCAGCTCTTCGGTGGCTCCTACATCTACCGCTGGGACACTGCTGTGGACAAGTTCATCAAGATCCAGGACATCGACAGCCAGAAGACCCGCAAGCCCAATGACATCGAGGCCTTCCAGATCGAAGGCGACTGGTACTTTGTCATCGCTGACAGCTCCAAGGCGGGTTCCACCAGCCTCTACCGCCTCAACCAGAACGGCTTCTACTCCCACCAAGCCCTCCATGCCTGGCACCGTGACACCGATGTGGAATACGTGGAGAACGATGGCAAACCCCGGCTGAtcatctccagcagctcccaagcGCCCGTCATCTACCAGTGGAGCCGGGCGCAGAAGCAGTTCGTGCtgcagggggaggtgggggagatGCTGGACGTGCAGATGGTGAAGCACTTCAGGGTGAAGCGGGACCAGTTCCTCTGCCTCAGCCGCTACATCGGCGACTCCAAGGTGGTGCGGTGGGAAGGGCAGCGCTTCATCGAGCTCCAGACGCTGCCGTCCCGCGGCTCCATGGTGATGCAGCCCTTCTTGGTGGAGCAACGGCAGTACCTGGCCCTGGGCAGTGACTTCTCCTTCACCCACATCTACCtgtgggaagaggagaagcagaaattCGTCAAGTTTCAGGAGCTGTCGGTGCAGGCGCCGCGGGCTTTCCACTACGTGCCAGCCGCCGACGtgcagctcctcctggctcCCAGCTTCAAGGCCAACACGCTGGTCTACCGGCACGTGGTGGTGGACCTCAGCCTCTAG
- the REEP4 gene encoding receptor expression-enhancing protein 4 isoform X2: protein MVSWLLSRIVVLVFGMLYPAYASYKAVKTKNIREYVRWMMYWIIFALFTATETLTDLLISWFPFYYEIKTAFLIWLLCPYTRGASLIYRKVVHPALSRNEKEIDTYIIRIRERSYETVVHFGKRGLNMAAAAAVQAATKSQGALAGRLRSFSMQDLRSIPDEAPVHYRDPLYLEEPESCRQLLGYNVPSADQEYESETTEDEELHSDPQVSPMPSPRSRDSKSLSRSQSLRTVSTRLLRSRIRKKAAPPEEDS, encoded by the exons ATGGTGTCCTGGTTACTCAGCCGGATCGTTGT GCTGGTTTTTGGGATGCTGTACCCTGCCTATGCTTCCTACAAGGCTGTGAAGACCAAAAACATCCGGGAATAT GTCCGCTGGATGATGTACTGGATCATCTTTGCGCTCTTCACCGCCACGGAGACCCTCACTGACCTGCTCATCTCCTG GTTTCCCTTTTACTATGAAATTAAGACGGCTTTCCTCAtctggctgctctgcccctACACCCGGGGGGCCAGCCTTATCTACCGCAAGGTCGTGCACCCCGCGCTCTCCCGCAACGAGAAG GAGATCGACACGTACATCATCCGGATCAGGGAGCGCAGCTACGAGACGGTGGTGCACTTCGGCAAGAGGGGCCTCAACATGGCAGCTGCGGCCGCGGTCCAGGCGGCCACCAAG AGCCAGGGCGCGCTGGCTGGGCGGCTGCGCAGCTTCAGCATGCAGGACCTGCGCTCCATCCCTGATGAAGCCCCTGTGCACTACCGGGACCCCCTGTACCTGGAGGAGCcggagagctgcaggcagctgctgg GCTACAACGTGCCCTCGGCTGACCAGGAGTACGAGAGTGAGACGACGGAGGACGAGGAGCTCCACTCGGACCCGCAGGTCTCGCCCATGCCTTCACCCCGCAGCCGGGATTCCAAGTCCCTCTCCCGCAGCCAGAGCCTGCGCACG gtcTCTACTCGGCTCTTGCGCAGCCGCATCAGGAAGAAAGCAGCTCCGCCGGAGGAGGACAGCTAA
- the REEP4 gene encoding receptor expression-enhancing protein 4 isoform X1 has translation MVSWLLSRIVVLVFGMLYPAYASYKAVKTKNIREYVRWMMYWIIFALFTATETLTDLLISWFPFYYEIKTAFLIWLLCPYTRGASLIYRKVVHPALSRNEKEIDTYIIRIRERSYETVVHFGKRGLNMAAAAAVQAATKSQGALAGRLRSFSMQDLRSIPDEAPVHYRDPLYLEEPESCRQLLGYNVPSADQEYESETTEDEELHSDPQVSPMPSPRSRDSKSLSRSQSLRTVRKRMSGKEVSTRLLRSRIRKKAAPPEEDS, from the exons ATGGTGTCCTGGTTACTCAGCCGGATCGTTGT GCTGGTTTTTGGGATGCTGTACCCTGCCTATGCTTCCTACAAGGCTGTGAAGACCAAAAACATCCGGGAATAT GTCCGCTGGATGATGTACTGGATCATCTTTGCGCTCTTCACCGCCACGGAGACCCTCACTGACCTGCTCATCTCCTG GTTTCCCTTTTACTATGAAATTAAGACGGCTTTCCTCAtctggctgctctgcccctACACCCGGGGGGCCAGCCTTATCTACCGCAAGGTCGTGCACCCCGCGCTCTCCCGCAACGAGAAG GAGATCGACACGTACATCATCCGGATCAGGGAGCGCAGCTACGAGACGGTGGTGCACTTCGGCAAGAGGGGCCTCAACATGGCAGCTGCGGCCGCGGTCCAGGCGGCCACCAAG AGCCAGGGCGCGCTGGCTGGGCGGCTGCGCAGCTTCAGCATGCAGGACCTGCGCTCCATCCCTGATGAAGCCCCTGTGCACTACCGGGACCCCCTGTACCTGGAGGAGCcggagagctgcaggcagctgctgg GCTACAACGTGCCCTCGGCTGACCAGGAGTACGAGAGTGAGACGACGGAGGACGAGGAGCTCCACTCGGACCCGCAGGTCTCGCCCATGCCTTCACCCCGCAGCCGGGATTCCAAGTCCCTCTCCCGCAGCCAGAGCCTGCGCACGGTGAGGAAGAGGATGTCTGGCAAAGAG gtcTCTACTCGGCTCTTGCGCAGCCGCATCAGGAAGAAAGCAGCTCCGCCGGAGGAGGACAGCTAA